In Bosea vestrisii, the following are encoded in one genomic region:
- a CDS encoding ABC transporter ATP-binding protein produces the protein MTAEPILAIRDLKVRFRTNDGPCEAVRGIDLDVGPGEFVAVVGESGSGKSQSVMAAMGLLASNGEATGAIRYREVDLLKLPPAVLNSYRGRKLAMIFQEPMTSLDPLFRIGTQMAAPLRKHQGLSRKAARARALELLKLVRIPHPERRLDSYPHELSGGQRQRVMIAMALANDPDILIADEPTTALDVTIEAEILALIAELRQRLGMAVILISHDLGLVRKYAERVYVMKAGEVVESGPVQAIFEAPQHPYTKVLLAAEPHGHKEPPPPDAPILLEARDLRVSFDLSRGFLKREKVTLHAVDGVDLTLKRGQTIGIVGESGSGKSTLGRALLKLLPSSGLVRFEDRALTPLDRAAMRPLRKSLQVVFQDPFGSLSPRLTVGEIITEGLLMHEPVLSRVERERRAAAALIEVCLDPALRNRYPHEFSGGQRQRIAIARAMILHPALVVLDEPTSALDRTVQQSIVALLKDLQARHDLSYLFISHDLAVVRAMADEIMVMKDGRVVERGPTEAIFEAPQQDYTQRLIAAALKC, from the coding sequence ATGACCGCCGAACCGATCCTCGCCATCCGCGATCTCAAGGTCCGCTTCCGCACCAATGACGGCCCGTGCGAGGCAGTGCGCGGTATCGATCTCGATGTCGGCCCCGGCGAATTCGTCGCGGTCGTCGGTGAATCCGGCTCCGGCAAGAGCCAGAGCGTGATGGCGGCGATGGGGCTCCTCGCCAGCAATGGCGAGGCCACCGGCGCGATCCGCTATCGCGAGGTCGACCTGCTCAAGCTGCCGCCGGCGGTCCTCAACAGCTATCGTGGCAGGAAGCTCGCGATGATCTTCCAGGAGCCGATGACCTCGCTCGATCCGCTGTTCCGGATCGGCACGCAGATGGCGGCCCCCTTGCGCAAGCATCAGGGCCTGTCGCGCAAAGCAGCACGGGCACGGGCGCTGGAGCTGCTGAAGCTGGTGCGCATCCCGCATCCGGAGCGCCGGCTCGATTCCTATCCGCACGAGCTCTCCGGCGGGCAGCGCCAGCGCGTGATGATCGCGATGGCACTCGCCAACGATCCCGACATCCTGATCGCCGACGAGCCGACCACGGCGCTCGACGTCACCATCGAGGCCGAGATCCTCGCGCTGATCGCCGAACTCCGGCAGCGGCTCGGCATGGCGGTGATCCTGATCAGCCACGATCTTGGCCTCGTCAGGAAATATGCTGAGCGCGTCTATGTGATGAAGGCCGGCGAAGTGGTCGAGAGCGGCCCGGTGCAGGCGATCTTCGAGGCGCCGCAGCACCCCTACACCAAGGTGCTGCTCGCGGCCGAGCCGCATGGCCACAAGGAACCTCCGCCGCCGGATGCTCCCATCCTGCTTGAAGCCCGCGACCTGCGCGTCTCCTTCGACCTGTCGCGCGGCTTCCTCAAGCGCGAGAAGGTGACACTGCACGCCGTCGACGGCGTCGACCTGACGCTGAAACGTGGCCAGACCATCGGCATCGTCGGCGAATCCGGTTCGGGCAAATCGACCCTCGGGCGGGCGCTGCTCAAGCTCCTGCCCTCCTCCGGGCTCGTGCGCTTCGAGGACCGGGCGCTCACCCCACTCGACCGCGCCGCGATGCGCCCCTTGCGCAAGAGCCTGCAGGTCGTCTTCCAGGACCCATTCGGCTCGCTCTCGCCGCGCCTCACCGTCGGCGAGATCATCACCGAAGGGCTGCTGATGCACGAGCCCGTCTTGTCACGTGTGGAACGCGAGCGACGGGCAGCTGCAGCGCTTATCGAGGTCTGTCTCGATCCAGCGCTCCGCAATCGCTATCCGCACGAGTTCTCCGGCGGCCAGCGCCAGCGCATCGCCATCGCCCGCGCCATGATCCTGCATCCGGCGCTGGTCGTGCTGGACGAGCCGACCTCGGCGCTCGACCGCACCGTGCAGCAGAGCATCGTCGCCCTGCTGAAGGACCTGCAGGCGAGGCACGACCTCTCCTATCTCTTCATCAGCCACGATCTGGCCGTCGTCCGCGCCATGGCCGACGAGATCATGGTGATGAAGGACGGCAGGGTCGTCGAGCGCGGGCCGACCGAGGCGATCTTCGAGGCCCCGCAGCAGGACTATACCCAGCGCCTGATAGCGGCGGCGCTGAAGTGCTGA
- a CDS encoding ABC transporter permease subunit, producing the protein MSDTTACPIPPIGRSLWQDARIRLLRNRAAVASLVVLALMMLACVVGPLMTGHAYDRVYQDYVRVPASLSAYPKAEGLPAALQRIASRIRATPSEIVAQNDRVRLVLTSPRPIDQRLLVYFDRSDQFGTPVITANEQEGRRLSLDVPIKHQYFLFGTDSNGRDLLTRTLIAGRVSLAIGLLATGVALVIGVVYGATAGYLGGRIDMVMMRIVDVLYSLPFIFFVILLVVFFGRNFILMFLAVGAIEWLDMARIVRGQALSIRRQDYVLAAEALGVSTGGILKRHVIPNTLGPVVVYVTLLVPKVILLESFLSFLGLGIQEPMTSWGVLISDGARAIQATPWMLTFPATFLVTTLFALNFLGDGLRDALDPRDR; encoded by the coding sequence ATGAGCGACACGACCGCCTGTCCCATCCCGCCCATCGGCCGCTCGCTCTGGCAGGACGCCCGCATCCGCCTGCTGCGCAATCGCGCCGCGGTGGCGAGCCTTGTCGTGCTGGCGCTGATGATGCTGGCCTGCGTCGTCGGCCCGCTGATGACCGGTCATGCTTACGACCGGGTCTATCAGGACTATGTCCGCGTCCCCGCCAGCTTGTCCGCCTACCCCAAGGCAGAGGGACTGCCGGCTGCCTTACAACGCATCGCATCACGGATCAGGGCGACGCCGAGCGAGATTGTGGCGCAGAACGACCGCGTCCGGCTGGTGCTGACCTCGCCGCGGCCGATCGACCAGCGCCTGCTCGTCTATTTCGACCGTTCCGACCAGTTCGGCACGCCGGTCATTACCGCCAATGAGCAGGAGGGACGCCGGCTCAGCCTCGACGTCCCGATCAAGCACCAATACTTCCTGTTCGGCACCGACTCGAACGGGCGCGACCTGCTCACCCGCACGCTGATCGCCGGCCGGGTCTCGCTCGCCATCGGCCTGCTCGCCACCGGCGTCGCGCTGGTGATCGGCGTCGTTTATGGCGCGACTGCCGGCTATCTCGGCGGGCGCATCGACATGGTGATGATGCGCATCGTCGACGTGCTCTATTCCCTGCCCTTCATCTTCTTCGTCATCCTGCTCGTCGTCTTCTTCGGCCGGAACTTCATCCTGATGTTCCTCGCCGTCGGCGCGATCGAGTGGCTCGACATGGCGCGCATCGTCCGTGGCCAGGCGCTTTCGATCAGGCGGCAGGACTATGTGCTGGCGGCCGAGGCCCTCGGCGTCTCGACCGGCGGCATCCTGAAGCGCCATGTCATCCCGAACACGCTCGGGCCGGTCGTCGTCTATGTCACCCTGCTGGTGCCGAAGGTGATCCTGCTCGAAAGCTTCCTCTCCTTCCTTGGACTCGGCATTCAGGAGCCGATGACGAGCTGGGGCGTCCTGATCTCGGACGGCGCCCGCGCCATCCAGGCGACGCCATGGATGCTCACCTTTCCTGCCACCTTCCTGGTGACGACGCTGTTCGCACTCAATTTCCTCGGCGACGGCCTGCGCGATGCGCTCGACCCCAGGGATCGCTGA
- a CDS encoding ABC transporter permease subunit: MLTYILRRLATAIPTLFVIVTISFFLMRVAPGGPFDLEQALEAKVMENLRRIYKLDQPLFQQYLTYLAALLRGDFGPSFYFRDFSIGELFAQGLPVSIRLGASALLLALAIGGPLGMLAAFRQNRAADHAVIGFATAGITIPNFVVAPVLQIVFGLTLAWLPVGGWNGGAFRNTVLPIVTLALPQIAVIARMTRAAMIETLRANHIRTLRAQGLSTSTIALHAARGAALPVVSYLGPAAASLLTGSVVVETIFGIPGIGRYFVEGALNRDYTLVMGTVVVVAIFVLLFNLVVDVLYALLDPRVRLE; encoded by the coding sequence ATGCTCACCTACATCCTGCGCCGCCTCGCCACCGCGATCCCGACCCTGTTCGTGATCGTGACGATCTCGTTCTTCCTGATGCGCGTCGCACCGGGCGGGCCGTTCGATCTCGAGCAGGCGCTCGAAGCCAAGGTGATGGAGAACCTGCGGCGCATCTACAAGCTCGACCAGCCGCTGTTCCAGCAATACCTGACCTATCTCGCAGCCCTGCTGCGCGGCGATTTTGGCCCGTCCTTCTATTTCCGCGACTTCTCGATCGGCGAACTGTTCGCGCAGGGCCTGCCGGTCTCGATCCGGCTGGGCGCCTCGGCGCTGCTGCTGGCGCTCGCGATCGGCGGCCCGCTCGGCATGCTCGCCGCCTTCCGCCAGAACCGCGCTGCCGACCATGCCGTGATCGGCTTCGCCACCGCCGGCATCACCATTCCGAACTTCGTCGTCGCGCCGGTGCTGCAGATCGTCTTCGGGCTGACATTGGCCTGGCTGCCGGTCGGTGGCTGGAACGGCGGCGCCTTCCGCAATACCGTGCTGCCGATCGTGACGCTCGCTTTGCCCCAGATCGCCGTGATCGCGCGAATGACGCGCGCGGCAATGATCGAGACCTTGCGCGCCAACCATATCCGCACCTTGCGGGCCCAGGGCCTCTCGACCTCGACCATCGCGCTGCATGCCGCGCGAGGCGCGGCCCTGCCGGTCGTCTCCTATCTCGGGCCGGCGGCGGCGAGCCTGCTCACCGGCTCGGTCGTGGTCGAGACGATCTTCGGCATTCCCGGGATAGGCCGCTATTTCGTCGAGGGCGCGCTCAACCGCGACTACACACTGGTGATGGGAACGGTCGTCGTCGTCGCGATCTTCGTGCTGCTCTTCAACCTCGTGGTCGACGTGCTCTATGCGCTACTCGACCCGCGCGTCAGGTTGGAGTGA
- a CDS encoding peptide ABC transporter substrate-binding protein: protein MREIHRQSGIRRAIRPLALASGLFLAIASAAMAQVVFHRGNDGDPETLDSHKTSTVSEAHLLRDLSEGLVIHHINGEVVPGVAESWTMAQDGKSYAFKLRANAKWSNGDPVTAGDFVFSFRRMVNPETGAKYANILYPIRNAEKINKAGEGAKLEDLGVKAIDDRTLEIALERPTPYFLELLTHQTGLPVHPASIQKFGKDFVKPENWVSNGAYTLKEFVPNSHIRLEKNKAFHDAANVKIDTVIYYPTPDFSAAARRFQAGELQMTSDIPADQIQQLREKLGKEQVRVSPYLGTYFLIINTAKKPFDDIRVRRALSLVIDREFIAEEIWGGTMLPAYGVIPPNIGNYGERAEADFKGTSPLDREDEAKKLLAAAGFGPGVPLKVQLRYNTTDNNRRTVIAIAEQWKAIGVETSFINTDGKTHFALLRDGGDFDIARYGWIGDYSDPQNFLFLFQSDNTGFNSGKYNNPQFDTLMKQGAEEIDIAKRAAILREADAILAADVPWIPVLYYSSKNLVSPKVQGFQQNLRGALPTRFMSLKP, encoded by the coding sequence ATGCGTGAGATCCACCGTCAGTCCGGAATCCGGCGTGCCATCCGGCCGCTCGCGCTGGCGAGCGGCCTTTTTCTTGCGATCGCCAGCGCCGCCATGGCCCAGGTCGTGTTCCATCGTGGCAATGACGGCGATCCCGAGACGCTCGATTCGCACAAGACCTCGACGGTGAGCGAGGCGCATCTGCTCCGCGACCTGTCCGAAGGCCTGGTGATCCACCACATCAACGGCGAAGTCGTGCCCGGCGTCGCCGAGAGCTGGACGATGGCCCAGGACGGCAAGAGCTACGCCTTCAAGCTGCGCGCCAACGCCAAATGGTCGAATGGCGACCCGGTCACGGCGGGCGATTTCGTCTTTTCGTTCCGGCGCATGGTCAATCCGGAAACCGGGGCGAAATACGCCAACATCCTCTACCCGATCCGCAATGCCGAGAAGATCAACAAGGCCGGCGAAGGCGCCAAGCTGGAAGACCTCGGCGTCAAGGCGATCGACGACCGCACACTCGAGATCGCGCTTGAGCGGCCGACCCCCTATTTCCTGGAATTGCTGACCCACCAGACCGGGCTGCCGGTCCATCCGGCCTCGATCCAGAAGTTCGGCAAGGACTTCGTCAAGCCGGAGAACTGGGTATCGAACGGCGCCTACACGCTGAAGGAGTTCGTGCCGAACTCGCATATCCGGCTGGAGAAGAACAAGGCCTTCCACGACGCCGCGAACGTCAAGATCGATACGGTCATCTACTATCCGACGCCCGACTTCTCCGCCGCCGCCCGCCGTTTCCAGGCCGGCGAGCTGCAGATGACATCGGACATCCCGGCCGATCAGATCCAGCAATTGCGCGAGAAGCTCGGCAAGGAGCAGGTCAGGGTCTCGCCCTATCTCGGCACCTATTTCCTGATCATCAACACCGCGAAGAAGCCTTTCGACGACATCAGGGTGCGCCGCGCGCTATCGCTGGTGATCGACCGGGAGTTCATCGCCGAGGAGATCTGGGGCGGCACCATGCTGCCGGCCTATGGCGTGATCCCGCCGAATATCGGCAATTACGGCGAGCGCGCCGAGGCCGACTTCAAGGGCACCTCCCCGCTCGACCGCGAGGACGAAGCCAAGAAGCTGCTCGCCGCCGCGGGCTTCGGGCCCGGCGTGCCGCTCAAGGTCCAGCTGCGCTACAACACCACCGACAATAATCGCCGCACCGTGATCGCGATCGCCGAGCAATGGAAGGCGATCGGCGTTGAGACCAGCTTCATCAACACTGACGGCAAGACGCACTTCGCCCTGCTTCGCGACGGCGGCGATTTCGACATCGCCCGCTATGGCTGGATCGGCGACTATTCCGACCCGCAGAACTTCCTGTTCCTGTTCCAGAGCGACAACACCGGCTTCAACTCGGGCAAGTACAACAACCCGCAGTTCGACACGCTGATGAAGCAGGGTGCCGAAGAGATCGACATCGCCAAGCGCGCCGCGATCCTGCGCGAGGCGGACGCGATCCTCGCCGCCGACGTGCCCTGGATCCCCGTGCTCTACTATTCCTCAAAGAATCTGGTCTCGCCGAAAGTGCAGGGCTTCCAGCAGAATCTGCGCGGCGCGCTGCCGACGCGATTCATGAGCCTGAAGCCGTGA
- a CDS encoding NADP-dependent malic enzyme, which yields MAKSTLSADLRSGALVYHRLPKPGKLEIQATKPLGNQRDLALAYSPGVAAACEAIVDDPSEAAELTSRQNLVAVITNGTAVLGLGDIGPLASKPVMEGKAVLFKKFAGIDCFDIEVEQKNVEKFVEVVAALEPTFGGINLEDIKGPECFEIEEQLKARMNIPVFHDDQHGTAIIVSAAVLNGLDLAGKKIGEVKIVVSGAGAAALACLNLLVSLGARTQNIWVTDLDGVVYKGRNTLMDRWKEIYAQETEARTLAEVIGGADIFLGLSAAGVLKPEMAKQMAPKPLILALANPNPEITPEDALAVRPDAMICTGRSDYPNQVNNVLCFPYIFRGALDVQATTINEAMKLAAVRAIAALAREATSDIAARAYGGESQTFGATSLIPNPFDPRLILRIAPAVAEAAMTTGVAKKPLIDLEAYREDLSRFVFRSGFLMKPLFAKAKADPKRVIYAEGEDERVLRAAQIAIEEGMAIPILIGRPSVIETRVKRFGLTIRPGIDCELINPEDDPRYRDYVQTYLDIAGRRGITPEAARSLVRTNNTVIAALAVVRGEADAMITGLEGRFLSRLRHIRDIIGLEPGVCDLAAMTLIITSKGGFFLADTHVKHDPTAEEIADMAVLAASHVTRFGIEPKIALLSHSDFGAADTPSSIKMRKAVKLIQERAPELECDGEMEADTALVAAIRERVLPSSRLKGIANVLIFPNLDAANIAYQFAKVLADALPVGPILIGAAKPVHILTGSVTARGVVNMTAVAVAEAQGRAAAG from the coding sequence ATGGCTAAAAGCACCTTGTCGGCGGACCTTCGTTCGGGGGCGCTCGTCTATCACCGCCTTCCCAAGCCCGGTAAGCTCGAGATCCAGGCGACCAAGCCGCTCGGCAACCAGCGCGACCTGGCGCTCGCCTACTCGCCTGGCGTCGCCGCTGCCTGCGAGGCGATCGTCGACGACCCCAGCGAGGCGGCGGAACTGACCTCGCGCCAGAACCTCGTCGCCGTCATCACCAATGGCACCGCCGTGCTCGGCCTCGGCGATATCGGCCCGCTCGCCTCCAAGCCGGTGATGGAGGGCAAGGCCGTCCTGTTCAAGAAGTTCGCCGGGATCGACTGCTTCGACATCGAGGTCGAGCAGAAGAATGTCGAGAAATTCGTCGAGGTCGTGGCGGCCCTGGAGCCGACCTTCGGCGGCATCAATCTCGAGGACATCAAGGGACCCGAGTGCTTCGAGATCGAGGAGCAGCTCAAGGCCCGGATGAACATCCCAGTCTTCCATGACGACCAGCACGGCACGGCGATCATCGTCAGCGCTGCCGTCCTGAACGGGCTCGACCTCGCGGGCAAGAAGATCGGCGAGGTCAAGATCGTTGTCTCCGGCGCCGGTGCAGCGGCGCTCGCCTGCCTCAACCTCCTCGTGTCGCTCGGCGCCCGCACGCAGAACATCTGGGTCACCGATCTCGACGGCGTGGTCTACAAGGGCCGCAACACGCTGATGGACCGCTGGAAGGAGATCTACGCCCAGGAAACCGAGGCCCGCACGCTCGCCGAGGTGATCGGCGGCGCCGACATCTTCCTCGGCCTCTCGGCCGCGGGCGTGCTGAAGCCCGAAATGGCCAAGCAGATGGCGCCGAAGCCCCTGATCCTGGCGCTCGCCAACCCCAACCCCGAGATCACACCTGAGGATGCCCTCGCCGTCCGCCCGGACGCGATGATTTGCACCGGCCGCTCGGACTATCCGAATCAGGTCAACAACGTCCTGTGCTTCCCCTACATCTTCCGCGGCGCGCTCGACGTGCAGGCGACGACGATCAACGAGGCGATGAAGCTCGCCGCCGTCCGCGCCATCGCCGCCCTCGCCCGCGAGGCGACCTCCGACATCGCTGCCCGCGCCTATGGCGGCGAGTCCCAGACCTTCGGCGCGACGTCGCTGATTCCCAATCCGTTCGATCCGCGCCTGATCCTGCGCATCGCACCGGCGGTGGCGGAGGCGGCGATGACAACCGGCGTCGCCAAGAAGCCGCTGATCGACCTCGAGGCCTATCGCGAGGACCTGTCGCGCTTCGTCTTCCGTTCCGGCTTCCTGATGAAGCCGCTCTTCGCCAAGGCGAAGGCCGATCCGAAGCGGGTGATCTACGCCGAAGGCGAGGACGAGCGCGTGCTACGTGCCGCCCAGATCGCGATCGAGGAAGGCATGGCGATCCCGATCCTGATCGGCCGCCCCTCGGTGATCGAGACCCGCGTCAAGCGCTTCGGCCTGACGATCCGGCCCGGCATCGATTGCGAACTGATCAACCCGGAGGACGATCCGCGCTATCGCGATTACGTCCAGACCTATCTCGACATTGCCGGCCGGCGCGGCATCACACCCGAGGCGGCACGCTCGCTGGTGCGCACCAACAACACCGTGATCGCGGCGCTCGCCGTCGTGCGCGGCGAGGCGGATGCGATGATCACCGGACTGGAAGGCCGGTTCCTCTCGCGGCTACGCCATATCCGCGATATCATCGGGCTGGAGCCTGGCGTCTGCGACCTCGCCGCAATGACGCTGATCATCACCAGCAAGGGCGGCTTCTTCCTCGCCGACACCCATGTGAAGCATGACCCGACGGCGGAAGAGATCGCCGACATGGCGGTGCTGGCCGCAAGCCATGTCACGCGTTTCGGCATCGAGCCGAAGATCGCCCTGCTCTCGCATTCGGATTTTGGCGCCGCCGACACGCCGAGCTCGATCAAGATGCGCAAGGCGGTCAAGCTGATCCAGGAGCGCGCGCCGGAGTTGGAATGCGATGGCGAGATGGAGGCGGATACCGCGCTCGTCGCCGCCATCCGCGAGCGGGTTTTGCCGTCCTCGCGCCTGAAGGGCATCGCCAACGTCCTGATCTTCCCCAATCTCGACGCCGCGAATATCGCCTATCAGTTCGCCAAGGTGCTGGCCGACGCGCTCCCGGTCGGGCCGATCCTGATCGGCGCCGCCAAACCGGTGCACATCCTCACCGGCTCGGTGACGGCGCGCGGCGTGGTCAACATGACCGCGGTCGCGGTCGCGGAGGCGCAAGGGCGGGCAGCCGCCGGCTGA
- a CDS encoding AAA family ATPase, whose amino-acid sequence MEATRSAFEEVVSLRQAKQLIQCMAHEQSFLLLSPPGLGKSELVYEAAREAGLPCRSLLGTQIAPEDVSGIPRIVGERSVFCPPRVLLPEKPEPFCLFLDELPACSPDVQKAFYSLLLERRLGEHALPKGTWVVAAGNRLQDRALVRAMSSALVNRVTILQLRVDTDDWLAWAQRAGVRSEIRNFIATIPDALMRPVPAEPVPFSTPRAWAMLSRALDMAEKAGFLSSELRRALAFGRLSPEDAVVFCALAEDSIGAVRPLEDYLRKPELLPKGDSARWFILDCIRQFVRDGRAAGIKPAVINRFLRSLSHEHQLLTLNDMVETWGSLGRTAPCTTSCARSRHEHRVRSLSRRPRHPCADHEGPAAGHRAVPASGRACRRGACRNRCARADDGRLCLRPAAGESCLHGEALRRRSRLRARP is encoded by the coding sequence ATGGAAGCGACGCGATCCGCCTTCGAAGAAGTCGTCTCGTTACGTCAGGCCAAGCAGCTGATTCAGTGCATGGCGCATGAGCAGAGCTTTCTGCTGCTCTCGCCTCCAGGGCTCGGCAAGTCCGAGCTGGTCTACGAGGCGGCGCGCGAGGCGGGGCTGCCCTGCCGCTCGCTGCTCGGCACCCAGATCGCGCCGGAGGATGTCAGCGGCATCCCGCGCATCGTTGGCGAGCGCTCGGTCTTCTGCCCGCCGCGCGTCCTCTTGCCGGAGAAGCCCGAGCCGTTCTGCCTCTTTCTCGACGAATTGCCGGCGTGCTCGCCCGATGTCCAGAAGGCGTTCTATTCCCTGCTGCTGGAACGCCGGCTGGGCGAACATGCCTTGCCGAAGGGCACCTGGGTGGTCGCCGCCGGCAATCGCCTGCAGGATCGCGCTCTGGTGCGGGCGATGAGCTCGGCGCTGGTCAACCGCGTCACCATACTGCAATTGCGCGTCGATACCGACGATTGGCTGGCCTGGGCCCAGCGCGCCGGCGTACGGAGCGAGATCCGCAATTTCATCGCGACGATTCCGGACGCGCTGATGCGCCCGGTGCCGGCGGAGCCCGTGCCGTTCTCGACGCCGCGGGCTTGGGCAATGCTGTCGCGGGCGCTCGACATGGCCGAGAAGGCGGGCTTTCTCAGCAGCGAACTCCGGCGTGCGCTCGCCTTTGGCCGGCTCTCGCCGGAGGACGCGGTGGTGTTCTGCGCGCTGGCTGAGGATTCGATTGGAGCGGTTCGCCCGCTCGAGGACTATCTGCGCAAGCCGGAGCTGCTGCCGAAGGGCGATTCCGCCCGCTGGTTCATCCTCGACTGCATCCGCCAATTCGTCAGGGATGGCCGCGCCGCTGGCATCAAGCCGGCGGTGATCAACCGTTTCCTGCGCAGCCTGTCGCATGAGCACCAGCTTCTCACCCTCAACGACATGGTCGAGACATGGGGGAGCTTGGGGCGGACCGCGCCATGTACGACCTCCTGCGCAAGGTCGCGGCATGAGCACCGCGTCCGATCTCTCAGCCGCCGACCGCGCCACCCATGCGCGGATCATGAAGGGCCTGCGGCTGGTCACCGCGCCGTTCCCGCATCTGGCCGGGCTTGCCGCCGCGGTGCGTGTCGAAATCGATGCGCGCGTGCCGACGATGGGCGTCTTTGCCTCCGGCCGGCTGCTGGCGAATCCTGCCTTCACGGCGAGGCTCTCCGGCGACGATCTCGTCTTCGTGCTCGCCCATGA
- a CDS encoding vWA domain-containing protein, with amino-acid sequence MPTMGVFASGRLLANPAFTARLSGDDLVFVLAHELLHLALRTHDRARGSATLEFNYAHDYIINDMLRHALGTTTIPAGGLDMPGARERSAEDIVLEMRRTGNYMPSRTQVWEGQVVTVEQVLGAARQAPAGSMGDALDARRERELFPENSADQAERARAVRDLAGRGMVLAKAMGVMRGKGDSPGGQQQSVRAQRGFFHTPWHVALQPWLDGVAPGERTYTRASRRGNDHSDVVMPGRKRYSWMLNVILDTSASMGDDIPKALGAIADFCDAAGVDEIRVVQCDTVVTSDEVLSPSALADYQISGYGGSDLTPALAALADDPRVTSAIVITDGDISYPSEAVPYAVLWALPKASASFQPSYGRVVVMQAGGAS; translated from the coding sequence GTGCCGACGATGGGCGTCTTTGCCTCCGGCCGGCTGCTGGCGAATCCTGCCTTCACGGCGAGGCTCTCCGGCGACGATCTCGTCTTCGTGCTCGCCCATGAGCTGCTGCATCTGGCACTGCGGACCCATGACCGGGCTCGCGGCAGCGCTACGCTCGAGTTCAACTACGCCCACGACTACATCATCAACGACATGCTGCGGCATGCGCTCGGCACCACGACGATCCCGGCCGGCGGGCTCGATATGCCGGGTGCCCGCGAGCGCTCGGCCGAGGACATCGTGCTGGAGATGCGCCGCACCGGCAATTACATGCCCTCGCGGACTCAAGTCTGGGAGGGGCAGGTCGTGACCGTCGAGCAGGTGCTCGGCGCGGCGCGGCAGGCGCCGGCGGGCTCGATGGGCGATGCGCTCGACGCGCGGCGCGAGCGCGAGCTCTTTCCGGAGAACAGCGCCGACCAGGCCGAGCGAGCGCGGGCGGTCCGCGATCTCGCAGGGCGCGGCATGGTATTGGCGAAGGCCATGGGCGTGATGCGCGGCAAGGGCGATAGTCCAGGCGGGCAGCAGCAGAGCGTGCGGGCCCAGCGCGGTTTCTTTCACACGCCCTGGCATGTCGCGCTCCAGCCCTGGCTCGACGGCGTCGCGCCGGGCGAGCGCACCTACACCCGCGCCTCGCGCCGCGGCAATGACCACAGCGATGTCGTGATGCCCGGCCGCAAGCGCTATTCCTGGATGCTCAACGTCATCCTCGACACCAGCGCCTCGATGGGTGACGACATCCCGAAAGCGCTCGGCGCCATCGCCGATTTCTGCGATGCGGCCGGGGTCGACGAGATCCGCGTCGTCCAGTGCGACACCGTCGTCACCTCGGACGAGGTGCTCTCTCCGTCAGCGCTCGCCGACTACCAGATCAGCGGCTATGGCGGCAGCGACCTGACGCCAGCGCTCGCTGCCCTGGCGGACGATCCGCGCGTGACCTCTGCCATCGTCATCACCGATGGCGACATCTCCTATCCGAGCGAAGCCGTCCCCTATGCGGTGCTGTGGGCGCTGCCGAAAGCTTCAGCTTCGTTCCAGCCGTCCTATGGCCGGGTCGTCGTCATGCAAGCGGGAGGCGCATCATGA
- a CDS encoding LCCL domain-containing protein, which translates to MKVVQDLVAYFDNRGKLSRRQLKTLLEQNSIASEAPTNMHGLCEKVGAVYYFRVTGTVEGQLWGTDIYSGDSSIGAAAVHMGLLKPGKTAVFRVTVVTPPEEFPGTERNGVTSTQYGRYQYAWKLSAI; encoded by the coding sequence ATGAAAGTCGTGCAGGATCTCGTCGCCTATTTCGACAACCGCGGAAAACTCTCGCGCCGGCAACTCAAGACGCTGCTCGAGCAGAACTCGATCGCGTCGGAAGCACCGACGAACATGCATGGGCTCTGCGAGAAGGTCGGAGCCGTCTACTATTTTCGCGTCACGGGTACCGTGGAGGGCCAGCTCTGGGGCACGGACATCTACAGCGGCGACTCGTCGATCGGCGCCGCGGCCGTGCATATGGGGCTGCTCAAGCCGGGCAAGACCGCCGTCTTCAGGGTGACGGTGGTGACGCCGCCGGAGGAGTTTCCCGGCACCGAGCGCAACGGTGTCACCAGCACCCAGTACGGCCGTTATCAGTACGCCTGGAAGCTGTCGGCGATCTGA